In Notolabrus celidotus isolate fNotCel1 chromosome 5, fNotCel1.pri, whole genome shotgun sequence, the genomic window atgttgtacttgaaaaagaacaatgcacttttgctattacaaactccaaatcaacataaaatattaggactaaaatatttcaacttgaggcaccactgtcagccactgatgatagatgtacagtacacatttctggggagcctctgttgtttttgtggtgaatatagatctctgtgtacagcttgagtgtattttccctcttacttacagtcttttccttctcatcccctccccccacacatactaacactctacattattctgttcttcatacacagcgggatctctctcactcactctctctatcacaattagctttctgctaattgatttagcagcgacagactaatgcaatcaatacgctacacgaagaagaaacttccagttcgaagcatccggcattgggtagagagggggttaaagaatcacttccggtatggacttccggtatggacttccggtgtggatgttgtggcggcgccatcttgcctgcagtagggtgcctctcagaattcccagtgctttggctttagacaggtagtccatatgaagctttttgagatctTTCTGAATtgattttagttttgtttttgcgcttgaaagaaactgcaaatgtacagatgattcagaaggtgattaatttctttgctattaacagcacaatttaagatggaagcttggggccataaataaatggaccttgggccacaattggcccccgggccgtactctGGACATGTCTGTATTATAGGATCCGTCACACTATATATCACCCaactcttaaaaacaaacaaaaacaaaacaatgtacacaattgactgtatatagaatGATACATGTCTCTCAGTTTGGAGCCGGCTCCTCTGTTCAAATAGAGGAGTCGGATCTTATAGCTGACTCGTTCGTGACATCACATAACCATCACGGAAACACCTGCGTTGTTGTAATGGATTTATTGTGGTTGTTGTCAGATTTTTGATAAGGATGTAATGCAAACTAATAATGTACCGACCCATTTAACTGACCAGGATGCTCAGCTATGTGTTTGTCGTAGTTTTATCTGTAGCACTGTTTTTTCTACCCTGGGACTGGCTCTTTAAATTGGGAAATGAATCAAACCAGGGTCCCTCTGTGCGGCTCCTGAGCAGACGAGAATTAGCTCTGTACGACGGGGAGGAAGGCAGCAAGGGTCTTTATCTTGCTTTATTGGGACACGTTTTTGATGTACATAAGGGACACAAGCACTATGGACCTGGCGGTGCTTACCACGGCATGGCAGGTGATTCATCTCTCCTTCTGCAGAGtcattgtgtttctgtttacacCAAAGCTCTCAATATTAAACGACAGAGAGATATGTTGATGTTTAACCATTGTCTTATGCTGGTGAACAGCACACCTTAGAGGCCTACAAAGAACGCGAATTCCAGTCTATCAATAGCACATTATCAGCTGCTTAAGAAGATTACTGTACTTTACTTTATGAACTGTTTTCAGGTAAAGATGCCTCACTGGCCTACATCACTGGGGACTTCACAGAAAGTGGCCTAATAGATGATGTGTCCAGTCTGTCCCCACTGCAGGTGATGGCCCTTTATGACTGGCTGGCCTTCTATCAGAGGGATTACCAATCTATAGGTATGTAATGATTAACACCCAACTatgttttttgttcttattccttttttttttgtttttaatacagcTCATACATTTCTCCATAAACATGATGAGATAACAACTATTTTCTAGGCTACCTGTAGTTTAAATTTGGTAAAACCCTacatcaggcatgtccaaagtacagcCCAtcggccaattgcggcccaaggtccatttatttatggccccaagcttccatcttaaattgtgttatttatagcaaaggaattaatcaccttctgaatcatctgtacatttgcagtttctttcaagtgcacaagtcaatccagaaacgtctcaaaaagcttcatatggactacctgtctaaagccaaagcactgggaattctgcaagacgtcaataaagaagaaacacaagaactcttaaagccgacaggttttcaaattaaagtttttatcatgatgtgaaaatgttcttgatgaacacaaaagttcagaagacacaaaagaggacacaagacataTCCTACAAGTACTAAGCCATTAACTAAGAGATGTCCCTCAAAAAACTCACACAATTGTGCTTGTATGTAAGGAAGTTGTAGAGCATTATTCAAGGtcttcatattatttattttatattatgtcACTACCACCTTATGAAACCTGAGAAAAGTATATTAAGACTGTGATGAATTTGAAACATCCTCCTTGCATGCTTTCAATAAGCAGCAGTGAGGTCATCAAAGGATAACTCTTTGTTTAAGGCCTAGTTGTTGTAGAGTATAAAGATGCACAATAAGGCAATCATAACTGCTTTGTTAACTAAAAAATATTCCTATATGCTACTTACATTAACGTCTAATTATTACTGAATATATGTATTGATTAGAAAAAATGTTGCCTATAATTTTAACTCTCAACTGCTTTAGGAATTTAGCTCTGACCGGGTCCTTCCAGGATATACAGTAGAGAATAGCTGAAAAATGATCCATCAAACCAATGGTTGGAGaagtttaataaataataataatgcattttatttgaaggCGCCTTTCTTAGCACTCCAGGTCACCATACAGGgcagagttataaaaaagaacaatataaaaattaggctgataaaatcaacaaggcatgataTAGTGGAATTAATagatacaaattaaattaacagGATAagatacagtgcagtgaagaggtgtaatcagagtgaatatcaCAGtctaaaaagatgtgttttgagatgtgatttgaaaatggaaagagagttgatgttacagatgtctggtgggagggagttccagaggcggggggcaaaccggctgaaggctctggactcCAAGTGGGcgggtggtgtagtgaggtgaatggaagaagaagacctgagagtgtggctgggtgtgttgatgtggagaaGCTCAGAGTGGTATGGGGGAGCTGGGTTATGGAGGGCCTTAAAAGGGGAGGAGCAGAATCTTGAAATTGATGCGAGTTTTGACCGgtaaccagtgaagctgctgaaggacaggagtgatgtgattgATGGACGGAGTTCTGGTGATGATATGATGGAGTTTATACTGTTTCATCTGCCTGACCCAAGCTTGGTTGACACATTGAAACATCCTGTAAAACTTAAATCTGTGCAACTCATTTTTTGAAGTGCAATATCTTATGATTGAACCTTGATGGAGCCACCCTTACATGTTTAATTTCAGGTCTGCTGATAGGCCGGTTCTACAGCAACACTGGGCAGCCCACAGAGGCCTTGGTGCAGACAGAAAAATCTCTAGCAGAGGGCCAGAGAATGAAGGCCCAGTCTGAGACTGAGAAGATTCAGTTTCCAGCCTGTAACTCAGAGTGGAGCTCtgccagaggaggaagagtctgGTGCTCCACTAAGAGGTATGGAAAACATCTGGCCTTATCAAATATTAACCAGCTTATACAGCATATGCTTTTCTGAGATTGATGGCAGTTTACACAGGCAGGCTAGTGATatatagacttttttttttttttttttccagtggtgGAGTGGAAAGAAGCTGGACCGGTGTCCCACGTAAACTCTTCTCTGCGGGCTCCGCTGGTgttcgctgtgtgtgtgttgaagacctgtctgcagcagaggatGATCCAAACCTGCAGGAGTATGACGACTGTCCTCCACATGCTGAGTCATGCTCTGTTAAAGAGTAGTAGACTCTAGGCCAGATCAGAAAATGGACCCACAGgaggacagattttttttaacagtacaAATCTCAGggaaacacagcaaacactgtGCACAATAAAAAGGTGGAATAAAGAGAATTCAGTGCATTTGTTTTTGATGACCTTTATGTAAATTTGTCCTCCCTTTTTCTAAAAGGATACACCAGGAAGAGACAGGCTAGATATCTGAGCATACAGATACAATATAATGTGCATAAAAGATTAAACAATGTGCATAAAAGATTAACAGAGGCAAGATTTAGGTTTGTCACAATGACAAGCACAAACTGCATTAAAGTACAAAACAGTTGTAGTGGTCAAAAATATCACACATTTATCTGTACAATTTAACAATACTTAAAGAGGCCCCACTACCCGGCCATCCCTCCACTCCACATTCTCCCCAATGATCAGAAATGCCATGTGATCTTTGATAAAGTGCACCTGTTAGGCTTAGAAATCAAGAAGCGTTACATGTTATGGGTCAAGACGACAACTTGACTTGAGGCAACATTTGGGGACTTTGATCACAACTTCCTACAAAGGACCTCATGGCAGATCAAAAATGGAATGTAATCATTTGATGGctgatttttaaaacatgatttatGATTATGACGATGACATGAAAAGGCTACAAATTAAATCACATGCATAGGCATAAGAGGCATCTCTGTAACTGAGGACAACAACAGTTGAGAGAATTGTTTTTGATCCTCTCATAAGGGGGGAGGTTTTCTcaggtcacattttttttaagtttgccGTGTTAAAAAGTGAGCCAAATGATGGAACAATCACAGAAAACATAAGACAAACTTCATGGAGGAATTTCATTGCTCATCTGGCCATCTGTTACATTTAACAGTAAAGTGATTTGTGTTCAATGATATAATTAGGAATCTACTTTGAGAAGACCTCATTAGGAAATGGTGCTTGTAAAAATTGAGTTGGGTTTCTTTCCCTTTAAATCCTCCTCATCTGTCACGCTTTAACCAGTCAGTACAGAATCAAGATGACAGGAGAGCGACATATGAAAGATTACAGAGAACATGCTGATAGTTCAGTCTTTGTAGATCCACTGATCTAAGGTCATAATTCCGTTTTATTGACAGCAGCCTCAGCTCTCATAAAAATTTAAGATCTCATTGAATTTTGGTCTTGGGGCAGGTCACATAGCATGAAGGCTGCAGATGGTGAAACATAACAACAGGAAGCAGTGATCCTTGCTCTCAAATGTGGATTTGATCATTTAAATGTTCATCACTGAATTGAAATGTCTACATACAGAAGCAGCTACCTGCTTGTGACAATAAGAGCTATTCTTTATAAACATTATTGACCTTGGGAAACTGATTAACAAACAGTCCAGCCATCACAGACCTAGAGATCTGTTATATCCATTTAAGATACTTTgatcaaaacagaaacaaaaagacaatgTCCCTCTAGAACAATAATAGTTTTTCATCGACTGGAACTTTATAAAGATGACGGTCCATAACTGTCCGGGAATCTCGTTAGTTTGTCCTGCTACTGATGTCCCTTCTCCTGGTGTGACTGGATAACTGTGCCGAGTTGAACCTGGCATGGCCAGTGTCAGAGTGTGGAGGAGCTCATGGCCGCTGTTTTACGACACCCCACCCAGAGTTAGTACATCAAAGCAGATATCACACACCCTCACCGGCTTGTTCAGGTCAAACTTGATGATAGGGATCTCCTTTATAGAGCACTTGTGGCACAGCAGGCGCCCACAGTGGCGGCTAGAGACgacagagaagaaagaggcaCAAAGTTAGCCATAAAGTTTGACACAAATTAAAATATtggtaaaaataataacaaaaaagattattgtataaacacaaaaattataaaatactaACCAGTGATGTTTCCGTGTTGTTACACCAAACTTGGCAACACATTCATAGCAGTTAGATCCATCACACCATGGGGGCTCTTTGGACAGCATATCTAAACAAAGGATTAGAAATGATCAGctattggggcgctggtggcctagcggtctaagcgccccacatgcagaggctacagtcctcgttgcaggggtcgccggttcgattcccggccgtgaccatttcctgcatgtcttcccccgctctctactccccacatttcctgtctctcctcagctgtcctatggaataaaggcaaaaaagccccaagaatataacttaaaaaaaagaaaggatcagTTACaggggtggctgtggctgtggctcagtggtagagtcagtcatctctccttgggcaagacactgaacctcaaATTGCACCTGATGACTTAGCTAG contains:
- the LOC117812500 gene encoding neuferricin, whose amino-acid sequence is MLSYVFVVVLSVALFFLPWDWLFKLGNESNQGPSVRLLSRRELALYDGEEGSKGLYLALLGHVFDVHKGHKHYGPGGAYHGMAGKDASLAYITGDFTESGLIDDVSSLSPLQVMALYDWLAFYQRDYQSIGLLIGRFYSNTGQPTEALVQTEKSLAEGQRMKAQSETEKIQFPACNSEWSSARGGRVWCSTKSGGVERSWTGVPRKLFSAGSAGVRCVCVEDLSAAEDDPNLQEYDDCPPHAESCSVKE